From a single Raphanus sativus cultivar WK10039 chromosome 3, ASM80110v3, whole genome shotgun sequence genomic region:
- the LOC108846728 gene encoding probable UDP-arabinopyranose mutase 4 isoform X1, translating to MAGYNLEAIEAAPLKEDVDIVIPTIRSLDFLEQWRPFLKHYHLIIVQDGDPSINIRVPEGYDYELYNRNDINRILGPRANCISYKDGGCRCFGFMVSKKKYIYTIDDDCFVAKDPSGKEINVIAQHIKNLETPSTPHYFNTLYDPFRDGTDFVRGYPFSLREGVTTAISHGLWLNIPDYDAPTQLVKPRERNIRYVDAVMTIPKGVLYPMCGMNLAFNRELIGPAMYFGLMGEGQPISRYDDMWAGWAAKVVCDHLGFGVKTGLPYVWHSKASNPFVNLKKEHKGLHWQEEMVPFFQNLRLSKESDTAAKCYMELSKMTKEKLTEVDPYFENLADAMVAWIEAWEELNPPVDGKDVKAK from the exons ATGGCGGGCTACAACCTCGAAGCAATCGAAGCAGCACCGTTAAAGGAAGATGTGGATATTGTGATCCCAACGATCAGGAGCCTTGACTTTCTGGAACAATGGAGGCCATTTCTCAAGCATTACCATTTGATCATTGTCCAAGATGGAGACCCTTCGATCAATATCCGAGTTCCAGAGGGTTATGACTATGAGCTCTACAACCGTAACGATATTAACAGGATCCTTGGTCCTAGAGCTAATTGTATTTCATACAAGGATGGTGGATGTCGTTGCTTTGGCTTCATGGTGTCCAAGAAGAAGTATATCTACACCATTGATGATGATTGTTTT GTGGCAAAGGATCCAAGTGGGAAAGAAATCAATGTGATAGCTCAACACATAAAGAACCTCGAGACACCTTCAACACCACACTACTTCAACACTCTCTATGACCCTTTTAGAGATGGAACTGACTTTGTGAGAGGATACCCTTTCAGTTTGAGGGAAGGTGTCACAACCGCCATCTCTCATGGCCTTTGGCTCAACATCCCTGATTACGATGCCCCGACCCAGCTCGTGAAGCCTCGTGAACGTAACATCAG GTATGTTGATGCAGTGATGACAATCCCAAAAGGTGTATTGTACCCAATGTGTGGCATGAATCTTGCTTTCAATAGAGAGCTTATTGGACCTGCTATGTACTTCGGCCTTATGGGTGAAGGCCAGCCCATTTCCCGGTACGATGACATGTGGGCTGGTTGGGCAGCTAAAGTGGTGTGTGACCACTTGGGCTTTGGGGTCAAAACCGGTCTGCCGTATGTGTGGCATAGCAAAGCGAGTAACCCGTTCGTGAACCTAAAGAAAGAGCACAAGGGACTTCATTGGCAAGAAGAGATGGTTCCTTTCTTCCAAAATCTTCGTCTCTCCAAAGAATCTGACACTGCCGCTAAATGCTATATGGAGTTGTCCAAGATGACAAAGGAGAAGCTTACTGAAGTTGATCCTTACTTTGAGAATTTGGCTGATGCAATGGTCGCTTGGATTGAGGCGTGGGAGGAGCTTAACCCGCCAGTTGATGGAAAAGATGTCAAGGCTAAGTGA
- the LOC108846728 gene encoding probable UDP-arabinopyranose mutase 4 isoform X2 codes for MNQLFSSIEAAPLKEDVDIVIPTIRSLDFLEQWRPFLKHYHLIIVQDGDPSINIRVPEGYDYELYNRNDINRILGPRANCISYKDGGCRCFGFMVSKKKYIYTIDDDCFVAKDPSGKEINVIAQHIKNLETPSTPHYFNTLYDPFRDGTDFVRGYPFSLREGVTTAISHGLWLNIPDYDAPTQLVKPRERNIRYVDAVMTIPKGVLYPMCGMNLAFNRELIGPAMYFGLMGEGQPISRYDDMWAGWAAKVVCDHLGFGVKTGLPYVWHSKASNPFVNLKKEHKGLHWQEEMVPFFQNLRLSKESDTAAKCYMELSKMTKEKLTEVDPYFENLADAMVAWIEAWEELNPPVDGKDVKAK; via the exons CAATCGAAGCAGCACCGTTAAAGGAAGATGTGGATATTGTGATCCCAACGATCAGGAGCCTTGACTTTCTGGAACAATGGAGGCCATTTCTCAAGCATTACCATTTGATCATTGTCCAAGATGGAGACCCTTCGATCAATATCCGAGTTCCAGAGGGTTATGACTATGAGCTCTACAACCGTAACGATATTAACAGGATCCTTGGTCCTAGAGCTAATTGTATTTCATACAAGGATGGTGGATGTCGTTGCTTTGGCTTCATGGTGTCCAAGAAGAAGTATATCTACACCATTGATGATGATTGTTTT GTGGCAAAGGATCCAAGTGGGAAAGAAATCAATGTGATAGCTCAACACATAAAGAACCTCGAGACACCTTCAACACCACACTACTTCAACACTCTCTATGACCCTTTTAGAGATGGAACTGACTTTGTGAGAGGATACCCTTTCAGTTTGAGGGAAGGTGTCACAACCGCCATCTCTCATGGCCTTTGGCTCAACATCCCTGATTACGATGCCCCGACCCAGCTCGTGAAGCCTCGTGAACGTAACATCAG GTATGTTGATGCAGTGATGACAATCCCAAAAGGTGTATTGTACCCAATGTGTGGCATGAATCTTGCTTTCAATAGAGAGCTTATTGGACCTGCTATGTACTTCGGCCTTATGGGTGAAGGCCAGCCCATTTCCCGGTACGATGACATGTGGGCTGGTTGGGCAGCTAAAGTGGTGTGTGACCACTTGGGCTTTGGGGTCAAAACCGGTCTGCCGTATGTGTGGCATAGCAAAGCGAGTAACCCGTTCGTGAACCTAAAGAAAGAGCACAAGGGACTTCATTGGCAAGAAGAGATGGTTCCTTTCTTCCAAAATCTTCGTCTCTCCAAAGAATCTGACACTGCCGCTAAATGCTATATGGAGTTGTCCAAGATGACAAAGGAGAAGCTTACTGAAGTTGATCCTTACTTTGAGAATTTGGCTGATGCAATGGTCGCTTGGATTGAGGCGTGGGAGGAGCTTAACCCGCCAGTTGATGGAAAAGATGTCAAGGCTAAGTGA